A genomic window from Clostridium aceticum includes:
- the chvE gene encoding multiple monosaccharide ABC transporter substrate-binding protein, with amino-acid sequence MKKFASWLLILVLLVSMFFMYGCTQQTSNPGDSGTTEGDKLIGVAMPTKSLQRWNQDGDNMKKMLETAGYKVILEYADNKVEQQVTQLENMITQGCKVIVIASIDGTALKGVLAEAAKEGIKIIAYDRLILDSPDVDYYATFDNYLVGKIQGEYIVGALDLASGKGPFNLEVFGGSPDDNNAFFFNNGAMDVLQPYIDKGQLVINSGQVKMEQVAIQGWRSEGAQARMDNLLTANYSDKKVDVVLSPNDSLAQGIVASLKAAGYGSADKPFPVLTGQDCDVTNVKMLIAGEQSMSIFKDTRTLASQVVEMVTAIMDGKEVPVNDTTTYNNNIKVVPSFLCEPVFADKDNYKELLIDSGYYTLEQLK; translated from the coding sequence ATGAAAAAGTTTGCTTCGTGGTTATTGATTTTGGTTCTACTGGTTTCTATGTTTTTTATGTATGGATGTACACAACAGACCAGTAATCCTGGCGACTCGGGAACGACAGAGGGTGATAAGCTTATTGGTGTAGCAATGCCTACAAAATCATTACAACGATGGAATCAAGACGGAGATAACATGAAGAAAATGCTTGAAACTGCAGGTTATAAAGTTATATTAGAATATGCTGACAACAAAGTAGAACAGCAGGTTACACAACTTGAAAACATGATTACTCAGGGGTGTAAGGTAATTGTAATTGCTTCTATAGACGGCACAGCTTTAAAGGGCGTGCTGGCAGAGGCTGCTAAAGAAGGTATCAAAATTATTGCCTATGACCGTTTAATTCTAGACTCGCCGGATGTAGATTATTATGCAACCTTCGATAATTACCTTGTAGGTAAAATTCAAGGAGAATATATAGTAGGGGCTCTTGATCTTGCCAGTGGAAAAGGTCCTTTCAATTTAGAGGTGTTTGGCGGTTCTCCAGATGATAATAATGCCTTCTTCTTTAATAACGGTGCTATGGATGTTCTACAGCCATATATTGATAAGGGGCAACTGGTAATAAATTCTGGTCAAGTAAAGATGGAGCAGGTAGCAATCCAAGGCTGGAGGTCTGAAGGTGCTCAAGCTAGAATGGATAATCTCTTAACAGCAAACTATAGTGATAAGAAGGTTGATGTAGTACTGTCACCTAATGATAGCTTAGCCCAAGGTATAGTGGCTTCATTAAAAGCTGCTGGCTATGGTTCAGCGGATAAGCCATTCCCAGTCTTGACGGGACAGGATTGTGATGTCACCAATGTAAAAATGCTGATTGCTGGAGAACAATCTATGTCAATTTTCAAGGATACTAGAACCTTGGCATCACAGGTTGTTGAGATGGTTACTGCGATTATGGATGGCAAGGAAGTTCCTGTAAACGATACCACGACCTATAATAATAACATTAAAGTAGTTCCTTCCTTCTTGTGTGAACCTGTATTTGCAGATAAGGACAACTATAAAGAATTATTAATTGATTCAGGTTATTATACTCTAGAGCAATTAAAGTAA
- the xylA gene encoding xylose isomerase, whose amino-acid sequence MREYFAGMHKIKFEGKDSTNPLAFKYYDANRIVAGKKMKDHFRFALSYWHTLTGDGNDPFGQPTMERSYDGLEGMALSKARVEAAFELMTKLGIEFFCFHDLDIAPEGSSLQEKLDNLDVIVELIEEKMKETDIKCLWGTTNAFGHPRFMHGAATSPNAEVFAFAAAQVKKVLEITHRLGGENYVFWGGREGYETLLNTDVALENDNLAKFLRMAKDYGRSIGFKGQFLIEPKPKEPTKHQYDYDTMTVLGFLRKYNLIDDFKLNIEANHATLAGHTFQHELALARINGVLGSIDANQGDMLLGWDTDQFPTNIYDTTMCMYEVLKNGGIAPGGLNFDAKVRRGSFKPEDLFIAYIVGMDTFAKGLLVAEKLLSDGVLENFMKNRYASYTVGIGKKIVEDATSFQELAEYALKHDKIVLESGRQEMLEDIVNQYIYRY is encoded by the coding sequence ATGAGAGAATACTTCGCGGGAATGCATAAAATAAAATTCGAGGGTAAAGATTCAACCAATCCTTTGGCATTTAAATATTACGATGCTAATCGTATCGTTGCAGGCAAAAAGATGAAGGATCACTTTAGATTTGCCCTCAGCTATTGGCATACCCTGACGGGTGATGGAAATGATCCCTTTGGGCAACCTACTATGGAAAGAAGCTACGATGGATTAGAAGGTATGGCGTTATCAAAGGCAAGGGTTGAAGCAGCCTTTGAACTTATGACAAAGTTGGGGATTGAATTTTTCTGTTTCCATGATTTAGATATTGCACCGGAAGGAAGCTCCCTCCAAGAAAAGCTGGATAATTTAGATGTTATTGTTGAACTCATAGAAGAAAAAATGAAGGAGACAGATATTAAATGTTTATGGGGTACCACCAACGCCTTCGGACATCCTCGCTTTATGCATGGGGCTGCGACATCACCAAATGCGGAGGTCTTCGCCTTTGCGGCGGCACAGGTAAAGAAGGTATTGGAGATTACACATCGTTTGGGAGGAGAAAACTATGTTTTCTGGGGCGGTCGTGAGGGCTACGAAACCCTCCTGAATACAGACGTTGCTCTTGAAAATGACAATCTAGCTAAATTTTTAAGAATGGCAAAGGACTATGGAAGAAGCATTGGTTTTAAGGGACAATTTCTGATTGAACCAAAGCCTAAGGAGCCCACAAAGCATCAATATGATTATGATACAATGACGGTTTTGGGCTTCTTAAGAAAATATAATCTAATCGATGATTTCAAATTAAATATTGAAGCAAATCATGCTACATTAGCAGGTCATACCTTTCAGCATGAATTAGCCTTGGCTCGTATAAACGGGGTATTAGGCAGTATTGATGCAAATCAAGGAGATATGCTTCTAGGATGGGATACGGATCAATTTCCAACCAATATCTATGACACCACAATGTGTATGTATGAGGTCCTTAAAAACGGTGGCATAGCTCCAGGTGGATTAAACTTTGATGCAAAGGTGAGAAGAGGGTCCTTTAAGCCGGAGGATTTATTTATTGCTTATATTGTTGGTATGGACACCTTTGCTAAAGGCTTACTGGTGGCAGAAAAGCTGCTTTCGGATGGGGTTCTGGAAAACTTTATGAAAAACCGTTATGCAAGTTATACTGTTGGTATTGGTAAGAAAATTGTAGAGGATGCAACGAGCTTTCAGGAGCTGGCAGAATATGCATTAAAGCATGATAAGATTGTGCTTGAATCAGGCCGACAAGAGATGTTGGAGGATATTGTCAACCAGTATATCTATAGATATTAG
- the mmsB gene encoding multiple monosaccharide ABC transporter permease, with product MENIKIIIRRNMRQYAMLMALIAITILFQILTKGILLRPINVHRLILQNSYILILSIGMMFCILSGGNIDLSVGSIVALIGAASALFSVSMGLPVTLSIFLSLLLGVLVGMWQGFWIAYVKIPSFIVTLAGMLVFRGVNNLILNGETIALPALYVRIASGSIPDFIGGGGRLHITTILIGLICSIIYVALQYVERRNKIRYNFQVMPFSGFVIQLSVAFITINLFALWLARANGLPYIIIILMVLILVYSFIANKTVVGRHIYAMGGNAKTAELSGVKTKKVLFWVYANMGLLAAVAGIVFSGRLNSASPIAGDGFELDAIAACFIGGASASGGIGTVPGAIIGGFIMGILNNGMSIMGISVFWQKIVKGLVLLLAVAFDVYSKSKSKSKISYKMGGKKNERILRGNA from the coding sequence ATGGAAAATATAAAAATCATCATCAGGAGAAATATGCGGCAATACGCTATGCTGATGGCTCTGATTGCAATCACTATTTTGTTTCAAATATTAACAAAGGGAATCCTTTTAAGACCAATCAATGTACATCGTCTTATTCTACAAAACAGCTATATTCTTATACTTTCCATAGGTATGATGTTCTGTATCTTATCTGGAGGAAATATAGACCTTTCTGTAGGATCAATTGTTGCACTCATAGGAGCAGCATCAGCACTGTTTAGTGTTTCAATGGGTTTACCAGTTACTTTGTCTATTTTTTTATCACTGCTGCTGGGGGTACTGGTTGGCATGTGGCAGGGCTTTTGGATTGCATATGTTAAGATCCCTTCTTTTATAGTAACTCTAGCAGGGATGCTGGTATTTAGGGGAGTAAATAACCTGATACTAAATGGTGAGACGATAGCTTTACCAGCCCTATATGTGAGGATTGCATCTGGATCCATCCCGGATTTTATAGGAGGCGGCGGTAGATTACATATAACAACTATACTCATTGGACTCATATGTTCCATCATTTATGTCGCACTTCAATATGTAGAACGAAGAAATAAAATCAGATACAACTTTCAGGTGATGCCATTTAGTGGCTTCGTTATACAGTTATCTGTTGCATTTATTACAATAAACTTGTTTGCTTTATGGTTGGCAAGAGCAAACGGGCTACCTTATATCATCATTATATTAATGGTGTTAATACTAGTTTATTCATTCATTGCTAATAAAACCGTTGTTGGGCGACATATCTATGCTATGGGAGGCAACGCAAAAACTGCTGAGCTTTCAGGTGTTAAAACGAAAAAGGTATTGTTTTGGGTCTATGCAAACATGGGATTACTGGCAGCAGTTGCAGGGATTGTATTTTCAGGTCGCTTAAATTCAGCTTCGCCAATTGCCGGGGATGGCTTTGAATTGGATGCAATTGCAGCATGCTTTATCGGAGGGGCATCTGCATCTGGAGGTATAGGAACAGTTCCAGGAGCTATTATTGGTGGATTTATCATGGGTATTCTCAATAATGGTATGTCTATTATGGGGATTAGCGTTTTTTGGCAGAAAATTGTAAAAGGGCTGGTACTGCTTCTTGCTGTGGCATTTGATGTCTACTCTAAATCTAAGTCTAAATCAAAAATATCATACAAAATGGGGGGAAAGAAAAATGAGAGAATACTTCGCGGGAATGCATAA
- a CDS encoding acetoacetate decarboxylase family protein, with protein MIKGYTLPRTPKGKSSLVPSPPWHYVGNVLAVEYTADHEKVAAFLPEGLTLASNQCAIYFIEWQYTNDLEEVYLDPVCSQYRETIVLLSASYNDTPVSYCPFIWVDQDKALMRGLIQGWPKQMGETWMTRSYDVDSKASPLLGKGGRFGAALSVGGRRLAETKITLLEESNSLPSPAFASAVNVRYFPELIKDKYDKPSVHQLVQLKSRDVRISSIWKGEASMEIFHHPHTELPDLKPTSVIAGYRFSVALTVDDLIHLYNLKQEIFIE; from the coding sequence ATGATTAAAGGATATACCCTTCCAAGGACACCTAAAGGTAAATCTAGTCTTGTGCCAAGCCCACCTTGGCATTATGTAGGCAATGTATTAGCTGTAGAGTATACAGCAGACCATGAGAAAGTTGCGGCTTTTTTGCCAGAAGGACTCACACTAGCTTCCAATCAATGTGCTATTTACTTTATCGAATGGCAATACACAAATGATTTAGAAGAGGTTTATCTAGATCCAGTCTGCAGCCAATATCGAGAGACAATTGTTTTATTATCAGCAAGCTATAATGATACTCCTGTATCTTATTGCCCCTTCATTTGGGTTGATCAAGACAAAGCTCTTATGCGGGGGTTAATTCAAGGCTGGCCCAAACAAATGGGAGAAACTTGGATGACTCGTTCTTATGATGTAGATTCTAAGGCTTCTCCCCTTCTAGGAAAAGGAGGAAGATTTGGTGCAGCTTTATCAGTTGGGGGTCGCCGGCTGGCAGAGACAAAAATAACACTCCTTGAAGAGAGCAATTCCCTTCCTTCTCCAGCATTTGCATCTGCTGTAAATGTAAGATATTTTCCAGAGCTTATCAAGGATAAATACGATAAACCTTCAGTACATCAGCTTGTTCAACTTAAATCACGAGATGTAAGAATATCTTCTATCTGGAAGGGAGAAGCTTCTATGGAGATATTCCATCATCCTCATACTGAACTACCTGATTTAAAGCCTACATCCGTTATAGCAGGTTATCGATTCTCAGTGGCACTTACTGTTGATGATCTGATCCACCTTTATAACTTGAAGCAAGAAATATTTATAGAATAA
- the mmsA gene encoding multiple monosaccharide ABC transporter ATP-binding protein, which yields MTNNILEMRNIIKEFPGVKALNNVNLQVKKRQIHALVGENGAGKSTLMNVLSGIYPYGAYSGEIVFDGEVCQFKHIKESEGKGIVIIHQELALSPYLTVAENIFLGNERHKKGIINWYDTQEKAKKLMERVGLQIEHDALVKDIGVGHQQLVEIAKALAKDVKLLILDEPTAALNDEDSNSLLELLKELNEKQDITCIIISHKLNEVTKIADEITVIRDGTIVETLVKGKDEISENRIIKGMVGRELTDRYPKRVPNIGEVAFEIEDWMVHDPLDEGRVKIKNVNFNVREGEIVGIAGLMGSGRTELAMSIFGQSYGKSINGKIKKSGEVLLVTSVSQAIQEGLAYLTEDRKNAGLVLDDEIRRNITLAKLKKISNRGVVNLNEEIRVAEEFCKKLRIKASDIYQNTGNLSGGNQQKVIIAKWLFSEPEVLILDEPTRGIDVGAKYEIYTIINDLANQGKCIIVISSELPELLGICDRIYIMNEGEFVGEMPIHEASQESIMRCIIQSSDRKKNEATSRY from the coding sequence ATGACCAATAATATTCTTGAAATGAGAAATATAATAAAAGAGTTCCCTGGAGTCAAAGCCCTAAACAACGTTAATCTGCAAGTGAAAAAGCGACAGATTCATGCCTTAGTAGGAGAGAATGGAGCAGGAAAATCAACATTGATGAATGTACTTAGCGGAATATATCCATATGGAGCATATTCCGGAGAGATTGTTTTTGATGGTGAGGTTTGTCAGTTTAAACATATTAAGGAGAGTGAAGGTAAAGGAATCGTAATCATTCATCAGGAATTGGCCCTTAGCCCCTATTTAACAGTTGCTGAGAATATATTTCTAGGCAATGAACGTCATAAAAAAGGTATCATCAATTGGTATGATACCCAAGAAAAGGCTAAAAAGCTCATGGAACGAGTGGGATTACAAATAGAGCATGACGCATTGGTAAAGGATATAGGGGTTGGGCATCAGCAGCTTGTTGAAATAGCAAAGGCATTGGCGAAGGATGTGAAACTGCTGATTTTGGATGAACCTACTGCTGCTTTAAATGATGAAGATTCCAACAGTTTGCTGGAGCTTTTGAAGGAGCTAAATGAAAAACAGGATATTACCTGTATCATCATTTCACATAAGTTAAATGAGGTTACAAAAATAGCTGACGAGATAACAGTGATACGTGATGGAACAATCGTAGAAACTTTAGTTAAAGGAAAGGATGAAATTTCAGAAAATCGAATCATTAAGGGAATGGTTGGAAGAGAGTTGACGGATAGGTATCCAAAAAGAGTTCCCAATATAGGGGAAGTAGCTTTTGAGATTGAGGACTGGATGGTTCATGATCCATTAGATGAAGGCCGGGTAAAGATAAAAAATGTTAACTTCAATGTGAGAGAAGGAGAAATTGTTGGTATAGCAGGGCTAATGGGCTCAGGCAGAACAGAGCTGGCTATGAGTATTTTTGGCCAGTCTTATGGGAAAAGTATCAATGGCAAAATCAAAAAATCTGGAGAAGTATTGCTTGTTACCAGTGTAAGTCAAGCAATTCAGGAGGGGCTTGCTTACTTAACAGAGGACCGGAAAAATGCCGGCTTGGTTCTTGATGATGAAATTCGGAGGAATATTACTTTAGCGAAATTGAAGAAAATCAGTAATCGTGGCGTTGTGAATTTGAATGAGGAGATTCGGGTTGCTGAAGAATTCTGCAAAAAACTGAGAATCAAGGCCTCAGATATATATCAGAACACAGGAAATTTATCCGGGGGTAACCAACAAAAGGTTATCATTGCAAAGTGGCTATTTTCAGAGCCAGAGGTCCTTATTCTAGATGAGCCAACCAGAGGTATAGATGTAGGGGCTAAGTATGAAATATACACCATTATAAACGATTTAGCAAATCAGGGGAAATGTATTATTGTCATTTCATCAGAATTACCAGAGCTGTTAGGGATATGTGACAGGATTTATATCATGAATGAAGGAGAATTCGTAGGCGAAATGCCAATACACGAGGCCAGTCAGGAAAGTATTATGCGTTGCATCATTCAAAGCTCAGACAGAAAAAAGAATGAAGCAACCAGTAGGTATTAA
- a CDS encoding aldose epimerase family protein: MDIFQTQIGVYKDQDVMAYTMVNDHGMTVEVLNLGGIITKILTPDQQGRYENVVLAYENIEDFYINPVYFGAIIGRTAGRIANGFVEIEGVSYKLYINNNKNTLHGGKEGFHLKMWEVKTMIDETSVGLKLTYHSSHLEENYPGNLEVEAVYTLNNQNELAIEYKAKTDQKTLVNLTNHTYFNLSGNGKRDILGQELRINADKFLELDEELIPTGRIISVEGTPFDFRSAKPIGKDIEERCQQLLFGAGYDHPWILNSDNEGALSFYDPVSTRAMDIETNQKAVIFYSMNEANEKVLADAAKGIKRNAACFETQGLPIGPNQMFAEEVILSPEETYYQKTIFRFYNK, from the coding sequence ATGGATATTTTTCAAACACAAATAGGAGTTTACAAGGACCAAGACGTGATGGCTTATACAATGGTTAATGACCACGGGATGACAGTTGAAGTCCTGAATTTAGGAGGCATTATAACTAAAATCTTAACGCCAGATCAGCAAGGAAGGTATGAAAATGTTGTTTTGGCCTATGAAAACATAGAAGACTTCTATATTAATCCTGTGTATTTTGGAGCCATCATAGGTAGAACTGCTGGAAGAATTGCTAATGGATTTGTAGAAATTGAGGGTGTAAGCTATAAGCTCTACATTAACAACAATAAAAATACCCTTCATGGGGGGAAAGAAGGCTTTCATCTAAAAATGTGGGAAGTGAAAACAATGATCGATGAAACAAGTGTCGGATTGAAGCTCACCTATCATAGTTCTCATTTAGAAGAAAACTATCCTGGTAATTTGGAGGTGGAGGCTGTTTATACATTAAACAACCAAAATGAATTGGCAATAGAATACAAAGCCAAAACGGATCAAAAAACCTTAGTAAACCTGACGAATCACACCTATTTTAATCTTTCCGGCAATGGAAAGAGAGATATTCTAGGCCAAGAACTTCGCATTAATGCCGATAAATTCTTAGAACTGGATGAAGAATTGATTCCTACAGGTAGGATTATTTCAGTGGAAGGCACGCCTTTTGATTTTCGAAGTGCAAAACCCATTGGAAAAGATATCGAAGAAAGGTGTCAACAGTTGCTATTTGGGGCAGGATATGACCATCCTTGGATATTGAATTCAGATAATGAAGGGGCACTATCCTTCTATGATCCTGTTTCTACAAGAGCTATGGACATTGAAACTAACCAAAAAGCGGTTATTTTTTACTCCATGAACGAAGCTAATGAAAAAGTTTTAGCAGATGCCGCTAAAGGAATCAAAAGAAACGCAGCTTGTTTTGAAACCCAAGGATTACCTATTGGTCCCAATCAGATGTTTGCAGAAGAGGTTATACTCAGTCCTGAAGAAACCTATTATCAAAAAACCATATTTCGCTTTTATAACAAGTAA
- a CDS encoding AraC family transcriptional regulator — protein sequence MKGIHYYRTDAWNMIEVKTCANDMHAYKDHLHQELSIGYIEKGATKLYVSGKNYDIGAGEAVIMYPYVSHRCQPLDINEWQFTMIYIENEFCKGIFDDLEEKHSIGIKKLGEQEFNQIRYLADVLKSDVSGFHKEVELISTLIQLFSTCDVGIKLESVGKINEIKTYIEGHYLQHLNLKDMEKHFSINKFALIRGFKNKFNTTPSAYQLQLKINYGKYLLKSSNNIADIALKSGFYDQAHFTKEFKKAYGVTPLQYYKSL from the coding sequence ATGAAGGGGATCCATTATTATCGGACAGATGCCTGGAATATGATTGAGGTTAAAACCTGTGCTAATGATATGCATGCATACAAAGATCATCTTCATCAAGAGTTATCAATAGGTTATATAGAAAAAGGAGCAACAAAACTGTATGTCAGTGGAAAAAATTATGATATTGGTGCTGGTGAGGCAGTAATTATGTATCCCTACGTAAGTCATAGGTGCCAGCCTTTAGATATTAATGAGTGGCAATTTACAATGATTTATATAGAGAATGAATTTTGCAAGGGGATATTTGATGATTTAGAGGAAAAACATTCTATTGGCATAAAAAAGCTAGGGGAGCAGGAATTTAATCAGATTAGATACTTAGCTGATGTTTTAAAAAGTGATGTTAGTGGATTTCATAAGGAGGTTGAACTGATTAGTACCCTCATTCAGTTATTTAGCACATGTGATGTAGGGATAAAGCTTGAAAGTGTTGGGAAGATCAATGAAATTAAGACTTACATAGAGGGTCATTATCTTCAGCACTTGAACCTGAAGGATATGGAGAAACATTTCAGCATCAATAAATTTGCATTAATTAGAGGTTTTAAGAATAAGTTCAATACTACCCCCAGTGCCTATCAGCTACAGCTTAAAATTAATTATGGGAAATATCTATTAAAGAGCAGCAATAATATAGCAGACATCGCTCTAAAATCGGGTTTTTATGATCAAGCTCATTTTACAAAGGAATTTAAAAAAGCCTATGGTGTGACCCCTCTACAATATTATAAATCCCTATAG
- a CDS encoding nitroreductase family protein → MEQLYNMIFKRKSFRRFDDSLTLSEEELKAIRKKIKSLIPLVNNIEVRCKAVPREKTTSKRGEYCLLIYSEEKDHYLLNIGYMFEQLDLYLASKNIGVCWYGMGKVKEPQYNNLKYVIMMALGKAKEIEFRKDYRKSKRKETSLIWKGDLSLEIGDFVKYAPSACNTQPWRVLCENNTLKIYRTTQIKSIMPKEKVPFYNSIDMGIFLFILELALSHNNFSFQRILSLENVDSNLIPIATYLLEKRRIS, encoded by the coding sequence TTGGAACAATTATACAATATGATTTTTAAAAGAAAGTCCTTTAGAAGGTTTGATGATTCTTTAACTCTTTCAGAAGAAGAGCTGAAAGCTATACGCAAAAAAATAAAAAGCTTAATTCCTCTTGTAAATAATATAGAAGTAAGATGCAAAGCTGTTCCAAGAGAAAAAACAACATCTAAACGGGGAGAATACTGTTTACTTATTTATAGTGAAGAAAAAGATCATTACTTGTTAAACATTGGTTATATGTTTGAACAATTGGATCTATATTTAGCATCAAAGAATATAGGCGTGTGTTGGTATGGAATGGGAAAAGTAAAAGAGCCTCAATACAACAACTTAAAATATGTAATAATGATGGCTCTAGGAAAGGCGAAAGAAATAGAATTCAGAAAAGACTACAGAAAAAGCAAGCGAAAAGAAACAAGTCTTATATGGAAAGGTGATTTAAGTCTTGAAATAGGCGATTTTGTTAAATATGCTCCAAGTGCTTGCAACACTCAACCTTGGAGAGTTCTTTGTGAGAATAACACCTTAAAAATATATCGAACAACTCAAATAAAATCAATTATGCCAAAAGAAAAAGTGCCTTTTTATAATTCAATAGATATGGGAATTTTCCTATTTATCTTAGAGTTGGCTTTATCCCACAATAACTTTTCATTTCAAAGAATTCTGAGTCTTGAAAATGTGGATTCTAATTTAATCCCTATTGCAACATATCTTTTGGAAAAAAGAAGGATAAGTTGA
- a CDS encoding DUF2000 domain-containing protein, producing the protein MKCVMIIDGSLPAGIIANTTAALGISLASETRDLIGNKVVDRDGRVHEGITNIPIPILTLSKEEIREKYDALLENDDPEIKVIGFNEVAQKSLSYDDYEIKLHSTEKQQINYLGLCLYGPKKKINKITGSLKMLR; encoded by the coding sequence ATGAAATGCGTTATGATCATTGATGGAAGCTTACCAGCCGGTATAATTGCAAACACCACTGCAGCTCTAGGTATTAGTCTAGCTAGCGAAACAAGAGATTTAATTGGTAATAAAGTGGTAGATAGGGATGGAAGAGTTCATGAAGGTATTACGAATATACCTATCCCAATACTAACCTTATCTAAAGAAGAGATTAGAGAAAAATATGACGCATTATTAGAGAATGATGACCCAGAGATTAAGGTGATTGGCTTTAACGAAGTAGCACAGAAATCCTTAAGCTATGATGATTATGAAATAAAGCTACATTCCACAGAAAAACAACAAATAAATTATCTGGGATTATGCCTTTATGGACCAAAGAAAAAAATTAACAAAATAACAGGCAGCTTAAAAATGCTAAGGTGA